The following proteins are encoded in a genomic region of Micromonospora olivasterospora:
- a CDS encoding NAD(+) diphosphatase: MVAGGPGRAPDVAADRPGDDRARARRGGRRGRSMPARQQRRLAERPGPAPLLLPGRLRRAGESAEAAVLREVREEVGVPVERLVYAGSQSWPFPGSLMLGFLAEADPEHPVRVDPTEIAHARWFTRREIGTALAGRAVDVGAGDALVLPPPSSIALFLVHRWLDGWMEPWAH; this comes from the coding sequence ATGGTCGCGGGTGGCCCCGGGCGGGCACCGGATGTGGCCGCGGACCGACCCGGCGATGATCGTGCTCGTGCACGACGGGGTGGCCGGCGCGGACGGTCGATGCCTGCTCGGCAACAACGCCGCCTGGCCGAGCGACCCGGGCCGGCGCCGCTACTCCTGCCTGGCCGGCTACGTCGAGCCGGGGAGTCGGCGGAGGCCGCCGTGCTCCGCGAGGTCCGCGAGGAGGTCGGCGTGCCGGTCGAGCGGCTCGTCTACGCCGGCAGCCAGTCCTGGCCCTTCCCGGGCTCGCTGATGCTCGGCTTCCTCGCCGAGGCAGACCCGGAGCACCCGGTACGCGTCGACCCGACGGAGATCGCGCACGCCCGGTGGTTCACCCGCCGCGAGATCGGCACGGCGCTGGCGGGGCGGGCGGTGGACGTCGGGGCGGGCGACGCGTTGGTCCTGCCGCCGCCGTCCTCGATCGCCCTCTTCCTGGTGCACCGCTGGCTGGACGGCTGGATGGAGCCCTGGGCGCACTGA
- a CDS encoding M16 family metallopeptidase, which produces MTATAPPSPRPLPPLGPNRRLKLPKQAERTLANGLTVIAVRRPAIPLVELRLWMPAGRTNLARGAMLAQTMLSGTETMTSVQIAAELQAVGGGLSAGIDPDRLMLSGAGLVTGLDRMLEILAEVLTGATYPGKEVGTERDRLVDRIQVAQSQPAHLARTALLRRVYGRHPYAVQTPEPDHVRAVRPAALRRLHAERVHPAEAVLVLVGDVQPERALDAAEKALAAWNGGGHSGELPPAPPLEPGPLLLVDRPGSVQSSLRIALPAVPRTHPDHAALQLANLVFGGYFSSRWVENIREDKGYTYGPHSLIEHSVAGSVLVAAAEVATEVTAPALLETTYELGRLASLPPKPDELEQARQYALGTLQLGMSTQAGLASLVSAYAGNGLRLDFLAEYAARLAKISVDEVAEVAQRYLAPARAVTVILGDAERVGPALSALTPVRTEPDGAE; this is translated from the coding sequence ATGACGGCAACCGCCCCGCCCTCGCCGCGGCCGCTGCCGCCGCTCGGGCCGAACCGCAGGCTGAAGCTGCCGAAGCAGGCCGAGCGGACCCTCGCCAACGGGCTCACGGTCATCGCGGTGCGCCGCCCGGCGATCCCCCTGGTCGAGCTGCGGCTGTGGATGCCGGCGGGCCGGACCAACCTGGCCCGGGGCGCGATGCTCGCGCAGACCATGCTCTCGGGCACGGAGACCATGACCAGCGTGCAGATCGCCGCCGAGTTGCAGGCGGTCGGCGGCGGGCTCTCCGCCGGCATCGACCCGGACCGGCTGATGCTCTCCGGCGCCGGCCTGGTCACCGGCCTGGACCGGATGCTGGAGATCCTGGCCGAGGTGCTGACCGGGGCCACGTACCCGGGCAAGGAGGTGGGCACCGAGCGGGACAGGCTGGTCGACCGGATCCAGGTGGCGCAGAGCCAGCCGGCGCACCTCGCCCGCACCGCCCTGCTCAGGCGGGTCTACGGCCGGCACCCGTACGCGGTGCAGACGCCCGAGCCGGATCACGTCCGCGCGGTGCGGCCGGCGGCGCTGCGCCGGCTGCACGCCGAGCGGGTACACCCGGCCGAGGCCGTGCTGGTGCTGGTCGGCGACGTGCAGCCGGAGCGGGCGCTGGACGCCGCCGAGAAGGCCCTCGCCGCCTGGAACGGGGGCGGTCACAGCGGCGAGCTGCCGCCCGCCCCGCCGCTGGAGCCGGGCCCGCTGCTGCTGGTCGACCGGCCCGGCTCGGTGCAGTCGTCGCTGCGGATCGCGCTGCCGGCGGTGCCCCGCACCCACCCCGACCACGCGGCGCTGCAACTGGCCAACCTGGTCTTCGGCGGCTACTTCTCGTCCCGCTGGGTGGAGAACATCCGCGAGGACAAGGGGTACACCTACGGGCCCCACTCGCTGATCGAGCACTCGGTGGCCGGGTCGGTGCTGGTCGCCGCCGCCGAGGTGGCCACCGAGGTCACCGCGCCGGCGCTGCTGGAGACGACGTACGAGCTGGGCCGGCTCGCGTCGCTGCCGCCGAAGCCGGACGAGCTGGAGCAGGCCCGGCAGTACGCCCTCGGCACCCTCCAGCTCGGCATGTCCACCCAGGCCGGGCTGGCGTCGCTGGTCAGCGCGTACGCCGGCAACGGGCTGCGCCTGGACTTCCTCGCCGAGTACGCCGCCCGGCTGGCGAAGATCAGCGTCGACGAGGTGGCCGAGGTGGCGCAGCGCTACCTCGCCCCGGCGCGGGCCGTCACCGTGATCCTGGGCGATGCCGAGCGGGTCGGGCCCGCCCTGTCCGCCCTCACCCCGGTGCGCACCGAGCCGGACGGGGCGGAATGA